The Arachis hypogaea cultivar Tifrunner chromosome 14, arahy.Tifrunner.gnm2.J5K5, whole genome shotgun sequence genome has a segment encoding these proteins:
- the LOC112741413 gene encoding ADP-ribosylation factor GTPase-activating protein AGD4 isoform X1, with protein MHLFPYYYTFFKLNILQLDAYLDCCLMLAVLDMEIERSGENKILRLRFTSSHKRSKRVLSHIIIVVLLNKIMACLVDFDQGTTGHHHKNEDALGCCSIDLCTSSIKMDAEDTDLRLCFRIISSSKTYTLQPRYDRENRNSATGASSTSQSEDGDKYLMDDIYPKEVHSVSKILRGIPGNDKCAECSGADPDWASLNLGILLCIECSEVHRNLGVHISKVHALIYKGKPLILLLLGNEKNFINWVKFVLKFTFKF; from the exons ATGCATTTATTTCCCTATTACTAtacttttttcaaattaaatattcTCCAGCTTGATGCCTATTTGGACTGCTGTCTAATGCTTGCAG TTTTAGATATGGAGATTGAGAGAAGTGGAGAAAACAAAATTCTTAGACTGAGATTCACTTCAAGTCACAAGCGTTCAAAGAG GGTGCTCAGTCATATAATTATAGTCGTCCTCCTGAACAAAATAATGGCATGTTTGGTAGATTTTGATCAAGGCACAACAGGTCATCATCACAAAAATGAGGATGCTTTGGGTTGTTGTTCAATTGATCTGTGCACATCCTCTATAAAGATGGATGCAGAGGATACAGATCTACGTCTTTGCTTCCGTATAATTTCTTCCTCAAAAACATATACACTACAG CCTCGTtatgatagagaaaatagaaactcAGCAACTGGTGCTTCATCAACTAGTCAATCAGAGGATGGTGACAAATATTTGATGGATGACATATATCCAAAGGAAGTCCATAGTGTCTCTAAGATTTTAAGGGGAATTCCTGGGAATGATAAATGTGCTGAGTGCAGTGGTGCTGATCCGGACTGGGCATCTTTAAACCTTGGCATATTACTCTGTATAGAATGCTCTGAAGTGCATCGAAATCTTGGAGTTCATATCTCGAAGGTGCATGCTTTAATATATAAAGGAAAACCACTTATTTTACTTCTACTTGGAAAtgagaaaaattttataaactgggtaaaatttgttttgaagtttacctttaaattttaa
- the LOC112741413 gene encoding ADP-ribosylation factor GTPase-activating protein AGD4 isoform X2, producing the protein MEIERSGENKILRLRFTSSHKRSKRVLSHIIIVVLLNKIMACLVDFDQGTTGHHHKNEDALGCCSIDLCTSSIKMDAEDTDLRLCFRIISSSKTYTLQPRYDRENRNSATGASSTSQSEDGDKYLMDDIYPKEVHSVSKILRGIPGNDKCAECSGADPDWASLNLGILLCIECSEVHRNLGVHISKVHALIYKGKPLILLLLGNEKNFINWVKFVLKFTFKF; encoded by the exons ATGGAGATTGAGAGAAGTGGAGAAAACAAAATTCTTAGACTGAGATTCACTTCAAGTCACAAGCGTTCAAAGAG GGTGCTCAGTCATATAATTATAGTCGTCCTCCTGAACAAAATAATGGCATGTTTGGTAGATTTTGATCAAGGCACAACAGGTCATCATCACAAAAATGAGGATGCTTTGGGTTGTTGTTCAATTGATCTGTGCACATCCTCTATAAAGATGGATGCAGAGGATACAGATCTACGTCTTTGCTTCCGTATAATTTCTTCCTCAAAAACATATACACTACAG CCTCGTtatgatagagaaaatagaaactcAGCAACTGGTGCTTCATCAACTAGTCAATCAGAGGATGGTGACAAATATTTGATGGATGACATATATCCAAAGGAAGTCCATAGTGTCTCTAAGATTTTAAGGGGAATTCCTGGGAATGATAAATGTGCTGAGTGCAGTGGTGCTGATCCGGACTGGGCATCTTTAAACCTTGGCATATTACTCTGTATAGAATGCTCTGAAGTGCATCGAAATCTTGGAGTTCATATCTCGAAGGTGCATGCTTTAATATATAAAGGAAAACCACTTATTTTACTTCTACTTGGAAAtgagaaaaattttataaactgggtaaaatttgttttgaagtttacctttaaattttaa
- the LOC112741413 gene encoding ADP-ribosylation factor GTPase-activating protein AGD2 isoform X5, with amino-acid sequence MQLNFDLNFILPSNHQVLSHIIIVVLLNKIMACLVDFDQGTTGHHHKNEDALGCCSIDLCTSSIKMDAEDTDLRLCFRIISSSKTYTLQAENEADRMN; translated from the exons ATGCAGCTGAATTTTGACCTCAACTTCATCTTACCATCAAATCATCA GGTGCTCAGTCATATAATTATAGTCGTCCTCCTGAACAAAATAATGGCATGTTTGGTAGATTTTGATCAAGGCACAACAGGTCATCATCACAAAAATGAGGATGCTTTGGGTTGTTGTTCAATTGATCTGTGCACATCCTCTATAAAGATGGATGCAGAGGATACAGATCTACGTCTTTGCTTCCGTATAATTTCTTCCTCAAAAACATATACACTACAG GCAGAAAATGAAGCTGATAGGATGAACTAG
- the LOC112741413 gene encoding uncharacterized protein isoform X3 — MHLFPYYYTFFKLNILQLDAYLDCCLMLAVLDMEIERSGENKILRLRFTSSHKRSKRVLSHIIIVVLLNKIMACLVDFDQGTTGHHHKNEDALGCCSIDLCTSSIKMDAEDTDLRLCFRIISSSKTYTLQAENEADRMN; from the exons ATGCATTTATTTCCCTATTACTAtacttttttcaaattaaatattcTCCAGCTTGATGCCTATTTGGACTGCTGTCTAATGCTTGCAG TTTTAGATATGGAGATTGAGAGAAGTGGAGAAAACAAAATTCTTAGACTGAGATTCACTTCAAGTCACAAGCGTTCAAAGAG GGTGCTCAGTCATATAATTATAGTCGTCCTCCTGAACAAAATAATGGCATGTTTGGTAGATTTTGATCAAGGCACAACAGGTCATCATCACAAAAATGAGGATGCTTTGGGTTGTTGTTCAATTGATCTGTGCACATCCTCTATAAAGATGGATGCAGAGGATACAGATCTACGTCTTTGCTTCCGTATAATTTCTTCCTCAAAAACATATACACTACAG GCAGAAAATGAAGCTGATAGGATGAACTAG
- the LOC112741413 gene encoding ADP-ribosylation factor GTPase-activating protein AGD2 isoform X4, with product MEIERSGENKILRLRFTSSHKRSKRVLSHIIIVVLLNKIMACLVDFDQGTTGHHHKNEDALGCCSIDLCTSSIKMDAEDTDLRLCFRIISSSKTYTLQAENEADRMN from the exons ATGGAGATTGAGAGAAGTGGAGAAAACAAAATTCTTAGACTGAGATTCACTTCAAGTCACAAGCGTTCAAAGAG GGTGCTCAGTCATATAATTATAGTCGTCCTCCTGAACAAAATAATGGCATGTTTGGTAGATTTTGATCAAGGCACAACAGGTCATCATCACAAAAATGAGGATGCTTTGGGTTGTTGTTCAATTGATCTGTGCACATCCTCTATAAAGATGGATGCAGAGGATACAGATCTACGTCTTTGCTTCCGTATAATTTCTTCCTCAAAAACATATACACTACAG GCAGAAAATGAAGCTGATAGGATGAACTAG